The following are encoded together in the Acidobacteriota bacterium genome:
- a CDS encoding M2 family metallopeptidase, producing MSLIPLRTRLSPFCLLLAAAAAVLLAGCAGEARPSAAEFTSAAEEALMEHYYDGSRAAWVQSTYINEDTTALAARAGAEALTRAIDFAQEAATYDAASEADEVARKLNLLRGGLTVAAPADEAKIEELSQITTRMEAAYGTGRHCPSGPESCRSLDDLEDVIDNSRDAGALLDAWEGWRTISPPMRADYQRFVELSNEGARGLGYDDTGAMWRSGYDMPPDDFAAETDRLWEQVKPLYDDLHCHVRAELADQYGPVVVDPEGAIPAHVLGNMWAQSWSNVFDLVAPEAAAPGYDLTEILRERQTSEREMVEIAEGFFTSLGMEELPETFWRRSQFLRPRDRDVVCHASAWQLDLDEDVRIKMCIQINAEDFSTIHHELGHTYYQLGYRELPPLFRDSANDGFHEALGDTISLSVTPGYLVDIGLLDEEPPAEADLSLLMRMALDKVAFLPFGLLVDRWRWGVFSGETPPDEYNAAWWRLREQYQGVTAPSTRTEDHFDPGAKYHVPGNTPYTRYFLAHILQFQFHRDLCVAIGNEGPLHRCSIYGEEEAGRRLREMMAMGLSRPWPEALEAMGGSREMDATAILDYFAPLADWLKEQNAGRSCGWS from the coding sequence GTGTCGCTGATTCCGCTTCGAACCCGACTAAGCCCCTTCTGCCTGCTCCTGGCCGCTGCCGCGGCGGTCCTGCTTGCCGGCTGCGCCGGCGAAGCGCGGCCGTCGGCGGCCGAGTTCACGTCGGCGGCCGAGGAGGCGCTCATGGAGCACTACTACGACGGCAGCCGCGCGGCCTGGGTGCAGTCGACGTACATCAACGAGGACACGACCGCCCTGGCGGCCCGTGCCGGAGCGGAGGCGCTGACCCGCGCGATCGACTTCGCTCAGGAGGCGGCGACCTACGACGCGGCGTCGGAGGCGGACGAGGTGGCGCGCAAGCTCAACCTGCTCCGCGGCGGACTGACCGTGGCCGCGCCGGCTGACGAGGCGAAGATCGAGGAACTGAGTCAGATCACGACCAGGATGGAAGCGGCCTACGGCACCGGCAGGCACTGCCCGAGCGGGCCGGAATCCTGCCGTTCACTCGACGATCTGGAGGACGTGATCGACAACAGCCGGGACGCCGGCGCGCTGCTCGACGCCTGGGAGGGCTGGCGGACGATCTCGCCGCCGATGCGCGCGGACTACCAGCGCTTCGTCGAGCTCTCGAACGAAGGCGCCCGGGGCCTCGGCTACGACGACACCGGCGCGATGTGGCGGTCGGGCTACGACATGCCGCCGGACGACTTCGCCGCGGAGACGGACCGTCTCTGGGAGCAGGTGAAGCCGCTCTACGACGACCTGCACTGCCACGTCCGCGCCGAGCTCGCGGACCAGTACGGTCCGGTCGTCGTCGATCCCGAGGGCGCCATCCCGGCGCACGTCCTGGGCAACATGTGGGCGCAATCGTGGTCCAACGTGTTCGACCTCGTCGCGCCGGAGGCCGCCGCTCCCGGCTACGACCTGACGGAGATTCTCCGCGAACGCCAGACGTCGGAGCGGGAGATGGTGGAGATCGCCGAGGGCTTCTTCACCTCGCTCGGGATGGAGGAACTCCCCGAGACCTTCTGGCGGCGCTCCCAGTTCCTCCGGCCGCGAGACCGCGACGTCGTCTGTCACGCGAGCGCCTGGCAGCTCGACCTGGACGAGGACGTCCGGATCAAGATGTGCATCCAGATCAACGCCGAGGACTTCTCGACGATCCACCACGAGCTCGGCCACACCTACTACCAGCTCGGCTACCGGGAACTACCGCCCCTGTTCCGGGACAGTGCGAACGACGGGTTCCACGAGGCGCTGGGCGACACGATCTCCCTGTCCGTCACGCCGGGCTACCTCGTCGACATCGGTCTGCTCGACGAGGAGCCGCCGGCCGAGGCCGACCTCTCGCTTCTCATGCGGATGGCCCTGGACAAGGTCGCCTTCCTGCCCTTCGGCCTGCTCGTCGACCGCTGGCGCTGGGGCGTGTTCTCCGGCGAGACGCCGCCCGACGAGTACAACGCGGCCTGGTGGCGTCTGCGCGAGCAGTACCAGGGAGTGACCGCTCCATCGACGCGAACGGAGGATCACTTCGACCCCGGCGCCAAGTACCACGTGCCCGGCAACACGCCCTACACGCGCTACTTCCTGGCGCACATCCTTCAGTTCCAGTTCCACCGCGACCTCTGTGTGGCGATCGGCAACGAGGGTCCGCTCCACCGCTGCTCGATCTACGGCGAGGAAGAGGCGGGCCGGCGCCTGCGCGAGATGATGGCGATGGGACTGAGCCGGCCCTGGCCCGAGGCCCTCGAGGCCATGGGCGGCAGCCGGGAGATGGACGCCACGGCGATCCTCGACTACTTCGCCCCGCTTGCCGACTGGCTCAAGGAACAGAACGCCGGCCGGTCCTGCGGCTGGAGCTAG
- a CDS encoding exodeoxyribonuclease III, giving the protein MLIATWNINGLGARFDFLVHWLKARQPDVVGLQELKATADNVPIPALEDLGYHAAVCGQKAWNGVAVLSRHPIDEVQSGLPGEEEAGARLLRVRTAGLDFTTVYCPNGKDIDHLDYPRKLAWFDSLRDYLGGSLGADESAVLCGDFNIAPTRLDTHDEDRLAGGIHHTEAERERFRALLGLGFVDLFRELHPETVKFSWWDYRFGAFHRNLGLRIDFLLATETVRERVQEVETDRDYRKKKEGLIASDHAPVMASLRS; this is encoded by the coding sequence TTGCTGATCGCCACCTGGAACATCAACGGCCTGGGAGCGCGCTTCGACTTCCTGGTCCACTGGCTCAAGGCCCGACAGCCCGATGTCGTCGGTCTCCAGGAACTCAAGGCGACCGCCGACAACGTCCCGATCCCGGCGCTCGAGGATCTCGGCTACCACGCCGCCGTGTGCGGCCAGAAGGCGTGGAACGGCGTCGCTGTCCTCTCGCGCCATCCGATCGACGAGGTTCAGTCGGGGCTTCCCGGTGAGGAGGAAGCCGGCGCGCGGCTCCTGCGGGTGCGGACGGCCGGGCTCGACTTCACGACCGTCTACTGCCCGAACGGCAAGGACATCGATCACCTGGACTATCCGCGCAAGCTGGCGTGGTTCGACTCGCTCCGGGACTACTTGGGCGGTTCACTCGGCGCGGACGAGTCCGCAGTTCTCTGCGGCGACTTCAACATTGCGCCGACGCGCCTCGACACCCACGACGAGGACCGCCTGGCCGGCGGCATCCACCACACGGAGGCGGAGCGCGAGCGGTTTCGCGCGCTGCTGGGCCTCGGCTTCGTCGACCTGTTCCGGGAACTCCATCCGGAGACGGTCAAGTTCTCGTGGTGGGACTATCGGTTCGGCGCCTTCCACCGCAACCTGGGCCTGAGGATCGACTTTCTGCTGGCGACAGAAACCGTCCGGGAGCGTGTGCAGGAGGTCGAGACCGACCGCGACTACAGGAAGAAGAAGGAGGGGCTCATCGCCTCCGACCACGCGCCGGTCATGGCGAGCCTGAGGTCGTAG
- a CDS encoding MFS transporter, with protein MTTTEQDSQSPAPQAPSRRYSNYVLGVLVLVYVFNFIDRQILSILAEDIRNDLGVSDAQLGFLYGTAFAVFYAIFGIPIGRLADMWTRKSLISIGLAAWSLMTALSGTARGFASLAAYRIGVGIGESSAGPAAFSMLGDYYPPRLRATVTAMYSSGVYIGAGLGILIGGQIVDRWNNAYADGGAPFGLVGWQVAFFAVGLPGLLMAIWVWTLKEPVRGQSEGIVTPPHPAPFKELGRETAAILPPLTLLSLQRHGGARTVARNLLIAVGCAVACFGLIQVFGNPVQWIALAIGAYAFLSWVQGLKLRDRPTFELVYRSRSMIYGMFGFGWMAFVGYGLGFWAPTFFRRVHDQSAGEAGLILGLTAAVAGWLGVAGGGYFSDRMKQRTAKARPLCGLIIALGSIPLGAFFVLTENVTTAYVMNFFFTVFGSAWIGSAVALANDLVLPRMRGTASAFYILMMTFVGLALGPFLMGWLSTTLEAGGADSGRSLQTAMLASLGAYVLGAIFFWLAGRTVAAEESSRVERAQAVGEMIEAA; from the coding sequence ATGACGACAACAGAGCAGGACAGCCAGAGCCCAGCCCCGCAGGCCCCCAGCCGGCGGTACTCCAACTACGTCCTGGGCGTCCTCGTCCTGGTCTACGTCTTCAACTTCATCGACCGCCAGATCCTCTCGATCCTCGCGGAGGACATTCGCAACGACCTCGGCGTCAGCGACGCCCAGCTCGGTTTCCTCTATGGCACGGCGTTCGCCGTCTTCTACGCCATCTTCGGGATTCCGATCGGCCGTCTGGCCGACATGTGGACCCGCAAGAGCCTGATCTCGATCGGCCTGGCCGCGTGGAGCCTGATGACAGCGCTCTCCGGCACCGCACGCGGCTTCGCCTCCCTCGCCGCCTATCGAATCGGTGTCGGCATCGGCGAATCGAGCGCCGGACCGGCGGCCTTCTCCATGCTCGGGGACTACTACCCGCCGCGGCTGCGGGCCACGGTGACCGCGATGTACTCGAGCGGCGTCTACATCGGCGCCGGTCTCGGCATCCTGATCGGCGGGCAAATCGTCGACAGGTGGAACAACGCCTACGCGGACGGCGGGGCGCCTTTCGGCCTGGTCGGCTGGCAGGTCGCCTTCTTCGCCGTGGGCCTGCCGGGCCTGCTGATGGCGATCTGGGTGTGGACCCTGAAGGAGCCCGTCCGGGGCCAGAGCGAGGGAATCGTCACTCCCCCGCATCCCGCGCCGTTCAAGGAACTGGGGCGGGAGACCGCCGCCATCCTGCCGCCGCTGACCCTGCTTTCCTTGCAGCGCCACGGCGGCGCCAGGACCGTCGCCCGGAACCTGCTGATCGCGGTCGGATGCGCCGTCGCCTGCTTCGGCCTGATTCAGGTCTTCGGCAACCCGGTGCAGTGGATCGCGCTCGCGATCGGCGCCTACGCCTTCCTGTCCTGGGTGCAGGGACTGAAGCTGAGAGACAGGCCTACGTTCGAGCTGGTCTACCGATCCCGCTCGATGATCTACGGCATGTTCGGTTTCGGCTGGATGGCGTTCGTCGGCTACGGCCTCGGTTTCTGGGCACCGACCTTCTTCCGGCGGGTACACGATCAGAGCGCCGGCGAGGCCGGTCTGATTCTCGGCCTCACGGCAGCCGTCGCGGGTTGGCTCGGCGTTGCCGGCGGCGGCTACTTCTCCGACCGGATGAAGCAGAGGACGGCGAAGGCCCGCCCGCTGTGCGGGCTCATCATCGCCCTGGGCTCGATCCCGCTCGGCGCCTTCTTCGTGCTGACCGAGAACGTCACGACCGCCTACGTGATGAACTTCTTCTTCACGGTCTTCGGATCGGCCTGGATCGGTTCGGCCGTCGCCCTGGCCAACGACCTCGTGCTGCCCAGGATGCGGGGAACCGCATCGGCGTTCTACATCCTGATGATGACCTTCGTCGGACTCGCGCTGGGACCCTTCCTCATGGGTTGGCTGAGTACGACCCTGGAGGCCGGCGGCGCCGACTCCGGCCGCTCCCTCCAAACGGCGATGCTGGCCAGCCTGGGCGCCTACGTCCTGGGTGCGATCTTCTTCTGGCTCGCCGGCCGTACGGTGGCCGCCGAGGAGAGCAGCCGAGTCGAGCGGGCGCAGGCAGTTGGAGAGATGATCGAAGCGGCCTGA
- a CDS encoding ferritin encodes MDQTLHDRLNAHLGLEFEAAHRYLSMALWLERIDLPGFGAWLRGQSADELGHAHRIIDHLADRDLLVKIPEIPAQPTEWESPEAAVADILRSEQRVTQAIEELYDLSEKVHDRAASIMLQWFINEQVEEENVARTLLGRLRLINGDGVGMLMIDQELAKGTVPGAMAEPGADGAE; translated from the coding sequence ATGGACCAGACCCTCCACGACCGTCTGAACGCCCACCTTGGGCTCGAGTTCGAGGCCGCGCACCGCTACCTGTCGATGGCGCTCTGGCTCGAGCGCATCGACCTGCCAGGCTTCGGCGCCTGGCTGCGCGGCCAGTCCGCCGACGAACTCGGCCACGCCCACCGCATCATTGATCACCTCGCCGACCGCGATCTCCTGGTGAAGATCCCCGAGATTCCGGCCCAGCCGACCGAGTGGGAGTCACCGGAAGCCGCCGTCGCCGACATTCTCCGGAGCGAGCAACGGGTCACCCAGGCGATCGAGGAGCTCTACGACCTCTCCGAGAAGGTCCACGACCGCGCCGCGTCGATCATGCTCCAGTGGTTCATCAACGAGCAGGTGGAGGAGGAGAACGTCGCCCGCACCCTGCTCGGAAGGCTGAGACTCATCAACGGCGACGGCGTCGGTATGCTGATGATCGACCAGGAACTCGCGAAGGGAACGGTGCCCGGCGCCATGGCGGAACCGGGAGCGGACGGAGCCGAGTGA
- a CDS encoding malate dehydrogenase has translation MLTPVRVAVTGAAGQIGYSLIFRIAAGEMLGPEQPVSLHLLEIPPAMDALSGVVMELRDSAYPLLHEVVTSSDADEAFDGVDIAMLVGARPRGPGMERKDLLQANAAIFSVQGKALDAHASRDVRVVVVGNPANTNALIAASNAPGLDRRQFTAMTRLDHNRAISQLAEKTGAHTTQVRRMAIWGNHSATQYPDLSHALVDGRPAPELVDEAWTRKEFIPTVQQRGAAIIKARGASSAASAAAAAIDHIRTWVQGTTDGDWVSMAIPADGSYGAREGVVYSFPVTTNGGDYEIVQDLDIDEFSRGRMQATLDELFEERAGVEELLP, from the coding sequence ATGCTGACACCCGTTCGAGTCGCCGTCACCGGAGCCGCCGGTCAGATCGGCTATTCCCTGATCTTCCGCATCGCGGCCGGCGAGATGCTGGGGCCGGAGCAGCCGGTGAGCCTGCACCTGCTGGAGATTCCGCCCGCGATGGATGCGCTGTCGGGAGTGGTCATGGAACTCCGTGACTCGGCGTACCCCCTGCTGCACGAGGTCGTCACGAGTTCGGACGCCGACGAGGCCTTCGACGGCGTGGACATCGCCATGCTGGTCGGCGCGCGGCCGCGCGGACCGGGCATGGAGCGCAAGGACCTGCTGCAGGCGAACGCCGCGATCTTCTCCGTCCAGGGCAAGGCCCTCGACGCCCACGCGAGCCGCGACGTGCGGGTGGTCGTGGTCGGCAACCCGGCGAACACGAACGCACTGATCGCTGCCAGCAACGCGCCGGGCCTCGACCGGCGGCAGTTCACCGCAATGACCCGACTCGACCACAACCGGGCGATCAGCCAGCTCGCCGAGAAGACCGGCGCCCACACCACCCAGGTCCGCCGCATGGCGATCTGGGGCAACCACTCGGCGACGCAGTACCCGGACCTCAGCCACGCCCTGGTCGACGGGAGGCCGGCGCCGGAGCTCGTCGACGAGGCCTGGACCCGGAAGGAGTTCATCCCCACCGTTCAGCAGCGGGGTGCGGCGATCATCAAGGCGCGCGGCGCCTCGTCGGCGGCTTCCGCGGCCGCCGCAGCGATCGACCACATCCGCACCTGGGTTCAGGGCACGACCGACGGCGACTGGGTCAGCATGGCGATCCCGGCCGACGGCAGCTACGGCGCTCGCGAAGGAGTTGTCTACTCGTTCCCGGTCACCACGAACGGTGGCGACTACGAGATCGTGCAAGACCTCGACATCGACGAGTTCAGCCGCGGCCGGATGCAGGCGACGCTGGACGAGCTGTTCGAGGAGCGTGCCGGGGTCGAGGAACTCCTGCCGTAG
- a CDS encoding carboxypeptidase regulatory-like domain-containing protein, which translates to MSGSIQGRPDAGPLEVSLVRAPTLYELLSTVLRDEPDGFHAAEVTVQTSGGRFAIQVAEPGVRWIRLQGPGTAPRTYLLVGPETHTLLPPLELGNTASCSLTLVAPGSAWVVRGRSLRDLRLSRSWSMWPPLRRLQAGRATSYEFEAGRSRRTVSGVQRDAVALTIGAPGYEPKVVDCLAGAPVAVELERLAAPVADGVLRRNGAPVPAAILIRADGWPAGTTDELGRYGVPAGAYQVLDRGGGLDGVELNGGVAELNASAPQPVPVTLTGVGRDRDELPTVAVVHWSSSGVPLAFHGGRPENTTFLVAAGPGVARTTVLAERFSPLRIAWSAGSKGMSLEPLRRLRGVSLNMAGDPVEGAQVVASGYGATAGPAGLSDEAGRFLVEVPEPLERRWLVAGAPGYRETRTRLSDLLSQTAADQLVVELRSTRAILGRLVSARSGSGVPGAVALARRWVADRFVGEASTWNLGDPSLLQFVSTDGDGTFRLDPPDEDDVRLVAAAPGHGTVRRPLPEAVPGDAGDQQLGDVVLESETVLRGRVVDEEGAPVEDAAVDFGSGGGTYSPVGSIGDEKLGATTDASGGFRIGGLVPGDVVSLRIRAAGFVPENVSPVRVDAATEGEVLGVRLRTAYELAGRVTDESTGEGVKARIRFQQTVRRGGASTESEPDGDFVLTGFPTGAGVLTVRAEAYENLDRVLAELPPSSIDLVLRPKAEIEVTGVVVRDGAPVPGASVSIRSAVSVTDVAGRFAVRAPLGPATVECRVPGLTRSKRRQIDVVANMGEITIDVTPVTVRGRVLGPDGTPVSGASVDARPRNRDRFIVGYGGGNAQTGQDGGFEFQIDPGLYSLSARTGGAGGPEVEVTVAAGDRPYVELEVPQPRLVSVRVLGLTAPEAAEVVVRVSATYPEGGSMSTTLVRPTGGTDLEPVFEAPFHEREGATMIATASVAGRTRRSPIQYPPSGVAEVEISFADGGGAIEGTVTLDEWPLVGEWVLAREEGRGLSWSVRTDQRGRFLIDGLRTGDEVAIAAVGQQRAIRVADTVVHVDLEATSAAVRGRLFDGETGLPAAGMLVSAIPAQSAAFGEIAAASRRLVYTRTAEDGSFVLDGLFSAPYRLEVRPSGASRTSEDIAGSADVDLSARDADVTLSVRVPADR; encoded by the coding sequence GTGAGTGGCTCTATCCAGGGGCGGCCCGATGCCGGTCCGCTGGAGGTGTCCCTGGTGCGGGCGCCTACGCTCTACGAGCTGCTGAGCACAGTTCTGCGCGATGAACCGGACGGCTTTCATGCGGCGGAGGTGACGGTCCAGACCTCGGGCGGCCGCTTCGCGATCCAGGTTGCCGAGCCGGGTGTACGTTGGATCAGACTACAAGGTCCCGGCACGGCGCCGAGGACGTATCTGCTCGTGGGGCCGGAGACGCACACCCTTCTTCCGCCGCTTGAGCTGGGCAACACCGCTTCCTGCAGCCTGACACTGGTGGCGCCCGGGAGCGCCTGGGTGGTCAGGGGCCGGAGCCTGCGTGATCTTCGTTTGTCGCGCTCGTGGAGCATGTGGCCGCCGCTGCGCCGGCTACAGGCCGGGAGAGCGACCAGCTACGAGTTCGAGGCCGGAAGGAGCAGGCGGACCGTTTCCGGCGTTCAGCGGGATGCCGTGGCGCTGACGATCGGTGCGCCCGGGTACGAGCCGAAGGTCGTCGATTGCCTCGCCGGGGCACCTGTCGCCGTCGAACTGGAACGCCTGGCCGCGCCGGTCGCCGACGGTGTCCTGAGGCGGAATGGTGCGCCGGTGCCCGCAGCGATTCTCATTCGCGCCGACGGCTGGCCGGCCGGGACGACGGATGAGCTGGGTCGATACGGGGTGCCGGCGGGCGCCTACCAGGTGCTGGACAGGGGCGGCGGATTGGATGGGGTCGAACTGAACGGGGGCGTCGCCGAACTGAACGCGAGTGCGCCGCAGCCGGTGCCTGTGACGCTGACGGGTGTCGGCAGGGACCGCGATGAGCTACCGACCGTCGCGGTGGTTCACTGGTCCTCGTCGGGAGTGCCGCTTGCCTTCCATGGCGGGCGACCGGAGAACACGACGTTTCTCGTCGCCGCCGGCCCCGGAGTAGCGAGAACGACCGTGTTGGCGGAGCGATTCAGTCCACTGCGGATTGCGTGGTCCGCCGGGTCCAAAGGGATGTCGTTGGAGCCTCTGCGGCGGCTCCGCGGAGTCTCCCTGAACATGGCCGGTGACCCTGTGGAGGGTGCGCAGGTCGTGGCATCCGGATATGGAGCCACGGCGGGGCCGGCCGGATTGAGCGACGAGGCCGGGCGGTTTCTCGTGGAGGTGCCGGAGCCGCTGGAACGAAGGTGGCTCGTCGCGGGCGCACCGGGCTACCGCGAAACGCGCACGAGACTGAGCGACCTGCTCAGTCAGACCGCGGCGGACCAGCTTGTCGTGGAACTGAGGTCAACCCGGGCGATTCTGGGCCGGCTCGTTTCGGCCCGGAGCGGCAGCGGCGTACCCGGAGCGGTGGCCCTCGCGCGTCGTTGGGTAGCGGATCGGTTCGTGGGTGAAGCCTCGACGTGGAATCTTGGGGACCCATCGCTGCTGCAGTTCGTGAGCACGGACGGCGACGGGACGTTCCGACTCGATCCGCCGGACGAGGACGATGTCCGGCTCGTCGCGGCCGCGCCTGGCCATGGCACGGTTCGGCGGCCGCTCCCGGAGGCGGTTCCGGGGGATGCCGGGGACCAGCAGCTCGGCGACGTGGTGCTGGAGTCGGAGACCGTTCTGCGGGGCCGTGTCGTGGACGAGGAGGGTGCCCCGGTCGAGGACGCCGCGGTTGACTTCGGAAGCGGCGGGGGAACCTACTCGCCGGTGGGCTCTATCGGCGATGAGAAGCTCGGTGCGACGACCGACGCAAGCGGGGGCTTTCGCATCGGCGGGCTGGTGCCGGGCGATGTCGTCTCCTTGCGGATTCGGGCGGCCGGTTTTGTGCCCGAGAACGTGTCGCCGGTACGGGTGGATGCCGCGACAGAGGGGGAAGTGCTCGGAGTGCGGCTCCGAACAGCCTATGAGTTGGCCGGCCGCGTAACGGACGAGTCGACCGGCGAGGGCGTCAAGGCGCGCATCCGGTTTCAGCAGACGGTCCGCCGCGGTGGCGCCAGTACGGAGTCCGAGCCGGACGGAGACTTCGTACTGACCGGCTTCCCGACGGGTGCGGGCGTTCTCACCGTTCGCGCCGAGGCCTACGAGAATCTCGACCGCGTCCTGGCTGAACTGCCGCCGAGCTCTATCGATCTCGTCCTCCGACCGAAGGCGGAGATCGAGGTGACGGGTGTGGTGGTCCGCGATGGCGCGCCGGTGCCGGGCGCTTCGGTCTCCATCCGCTCGGCCGTGTCCGTCACCGATGTTGCCGGTCGGTTCGCCGTCAGGGCCCCGCTGGGACCGGCGACTGTCGAGTGCCGGGTACCCGGCCTGACGCGGAGCAAGCGGCGCCAGATCGATGTGGTGGCGAACATGGGCGAGATCACGATCGACGTCACGCCGGTGACGGTGCGTGGCCGGGTCCTGGGGCCGGACGGAACGCCCGTGTCGGGCGCCTCCGTGGATGCGCGGCCTCGGAATCGGGACCGGTTCATCGTCGGGTACGGCGGTGGAAACGCGCAAACCGGCCAGGATGGCGGCTTTGAGTTCCAGATCGACCCGGGCCTCTACTCCCTGAGTGCGCGCACCGGCGGCGCCGGAGGCCCTGAGGTCGAGGTGACCGTCGCCGCCGGCGACCGGCCGTACGTGGAGTTGGAGGTGCCGCAGCCCCGTCTCGTGAGCGTCCGGGTTCTCGGTCTTACGGCCCCGGAGGCTGCCGAAGTGGTGGTGAGGGTCAGCGCGACGTATCCGGAGGGCGGGTCGATGAGCACGACCCTGGTCCGCCCCACGGGAGGAACCGATCTGGAGCCGGTGTTCGAAGCCCCCTTTCACGAGCGAGAGGGCGCCACGATGATCGCTACGGCTTCGGTGGCCGGGCGCACGCGCCGGTCGCCGATTCAGTACCCGCCGAGTGGTGTGGCGGAGGTGGAGATCTCGTTCGCGGACGGCGGCGGCGCCATCGAGGGTACGGTGACGCTTGACGAGTGGCCGCTGGTTGGCGAATGGGTACTGGCCCGGGAGGAAGGCCGGGGACTGAGCTGGAGCGTTCGCACCGACCAGCGCGGGCGCTTTTTGATCGACGGCCTGCGTACCGGCGACGAAGTCGCCATCGCGGCGGTCGGGCAGCAACGCGCGATTCGCGTGGCCGATACGGTCGTCCACGTCGATCTTGAGGCGACCAGCGCCGCGGTTCGAGGCCGGTTGTTCGACGGTGAGACCGGTCTGCCAGCCGCGGGGATGCTGGTTTCCGCGATACCGGCGCAGAGTGCGGCTTTCGGTGAGATCGCGGCAGCGTCCAGACGCCTCGTGTACACGCGCACCGCCGAGGACGGCTCGTTCGTGCTCGATGGCCTGTTCTCGGCTCCTTACCGGCTGGAGGTCCGGCCGAGCGGCGCTAGCCGGACATCCGAAGACATCGCCGGGTCGGCGGACGTGGACCTCAGTGCTCGCGACGCGGACGTCACACTGTCAGTGCGGGTGCCGGCGGATCGGTAG
- the galE gene encoding UDP-glucose 4-epimerase GalE gives MAERVLVTGGAGFIGSHTCVELLGAGWDVTVIDDLSNSSPEALRRVEELAGRRLRFVEGDVLDEAALERAFGDGGCEAVIHFAAKKAVGESCADPLGYYRTNVGGTLSLLRVMRRHGVRRLVFSSSATVYGDPEPGACPLAEGAPLRPSNPYGHTKLFAERMLRDLAASEEGWRILSLRYFNPAGAHPSGRIGEDPRGRPENLLPGAMQVAVGRLPQLRVFGTDYPTRDGTAIRDYLHVVDVATGHLRALDRLPAVDGCSEYNLGTGRGVTVFEVLEAVKRASGREIPAVLEGRRQGDATEVWADPSLAGRHLDWTAERGLDDICADAWRWQNANPEGYGS, from the coding sequence ATGGCGGAGCGGGTTCTGGTCACCGGCGGAGCCGGCTTCATCGGCAGTCACACCTGCGTCGAGCTGCTGGGTGCGGGCTGGGACGTCACGGTCATCGACGATCTCTCGAACAGCTCGCCGGAGGCGCTGCGGCGGGTCGAGGAGTTGGCCGGACGGAGACTGCGTTTCGTCGAAGGAGACGTACTCGACGAAGCGGCTCTGGAGCGGGCGTTCGGCGACGGCGGCTGTGAGGCGGTCATCCATTTCGCGGCGAAGAAGGCGGTGGGCGAGTCGTGCGCCGACCCGCTCGGCTACTACCGCACCAACGTAGGCGGCACGCTCAGTCTGCTACGGGTGATGCGTCGCCATGGTGTGCGCCGTCTGGTGTTCTCGTCGTCCGCGACGGTCTACGGCGATCCGGAGCCTGGCGCCTGTCCGCTGGCGGAGGGCGCGCCGCTCAGGCCGTCCAATCCCTATGGCCACACCAAGCTCTTCGCCGAGCGCATGCTGCGCGATCTGGCTGCGTCGGAGGAGGGCTGGCGGATCCTCTCGCTGCGCTACTTCAACCCCGCCGGTGCCCACCCGAGCGGCCGGATCGGCGAGGATCCGCGGGGCCGGCCGGAGAACCTGCTCCCTGGCGCCATGCAGGTCGCCGTGGGCAGGTTGCCGCAGCTACGGGTGTTCGGTACGGACTATCCGACCCGTGACGGCACCGCCATCCGGGACTACCTCCACGTTGTCGATGTGGCGACGGGACACCTGCGAGCCCTGGACCGCCTGCCGGCGGTCGACGGTTGCTCCGAGTACAACCTCGGCACGGGCCGCGGGGTCACGGTGTTCGAGGTGCTCGAGGCCGTGAAACGGGCCAGCGGCCGTGAGATACCGGCCGTGCTCGAAGGGCGGCGGCAAGGCGACGCGACGGAGGTGTGGGCGGATCCGTCGCTCGCGGGCCGCCACCTTGACTGGACGGCGGAGCGCGGCCTCGACGACATCTGTGCCGACGCCTGGCGCTGGCAGAACGCGAACCCCGAGGGCTACGGAAGTTGA
- a CDS encoding DsbA family protein, translating into MSGDGRPAAGDPALEVFVYYDFASSLSYVAHRVLARIDEALAKERVDLRWKAIDLTGVGNFQRGRLLDPARRQSLLRVAAALDVNFDPPARWPDSRLAGEVAVVLDERIDRGLDPTIEREWREAVFAACYERDADVEDLLRDFAVRVPFPLGSADDLAAGRRLAEVTGKAVAAGVEGVPTLMLDVFPLCGIHDEETMLGMIRRYARRRRRLEADAAAGVN; encoded by the coding sequence TTGAGCGGAGACGGCAGACCGGCCGCCGGGGATCCCGCGCTCGAGGTGTTCGTCTACTACGACTTCGCCTCCAGCCTGAGCTACGTGGCGCACCGTGTGCTGGCCCGGATCGACGAGGCGCTCGCGAAGGAGCGCGTCGACCTGCGGTGGAAGGCGATCGATCTGACCGGCGTGGGGAACTTCCAGCGCGGCCGGCTTCTCGACCCGGCACGGCGGCAGAGTCTGCTGAGGGTGGCTGCGGCGCTGGACGTGAACTTCGACCCACCCGCGCGTTGGCCCGACTCGCGCCTGGCCGGTGAGGTAGCGGTGGTCCTGGACGAGCGAATCGACCGCGGACTCGACCCGACGATCGAACGGGAATGGCGGGAGGCCGTGTTCGCGGCCTGCTACGAGCGCGATGCCGACGTCGAGGATCTGCTGCGGGACTTCGCGGTCCGCGTCCCCTTCCCGCTCGGGTCGGCCGACGATCTGGCCGCCGGCCGCCGGCTGGCCGAGGTCACGGGGAAGGCGGTGGCGGCCGGGGTCGAGGGCGTGCCGACCTTGATGCTCGACGTCTTCCCGCTGTGCGGCATCCACGACGAGGAGACGATGCTGGGGATGATCCGGCGCTACGCGCGGCGGCGCCGTCGGCTGGAGGCGGATGCCGCAGCCGGGGTCAATTGA